The following coding sequences lie in one Frigoribacterium sp. SL97 genomic window:
- a CDS encoding pyridoxal phosphate-dependent decarboxylase family protein — protein MSERHASALLTTATADEYERLTGAAVARIADRFRTTRQPFSGESRAHLQHLVDAVDLDAPGTGLDDALREVDELFTANAVWFHDPAYQSHLNCPVALPAVAAEAVLAAVNPSVDTYDQSAVGTLIERRLVDWTAERIGFDPATRDGVFTSGGTQSNLHALLLAREHATARARADARDEEARLRGTAAPGHRPVPRATALHDLLGRMVVVATAESHFSVQKSARLLGLGEDAVVTVPTDDAGRMRPEALAVTLDALVQAGHLPVAVVATAGTTDRGCLDPLAAVAEVCDRTGVWLHVDAAYGGGLLVSPTRRHLLDGIEHARSVTVDFHKTFFQPVSSSALIVRDGHDLDPVAWHADYLNPLTDPEPNQVSKSLQTTRRFDALKLWATLRALGADGVGELVDRLIDLAAGAHDLLRGDDEFVLLAETQLSTALFRWQPSGVDDATADRLVPLVRRVLFESGRAIVAKTVVDGRPCLKLTLLNPDAGLDDVRGVLELVRASSWALLESDAPALVAAGTEVAR, from the coding sequence GTGTCCGAACGCCACGCGTCCGCACTGCTGACCACCGCGACCGCCGACGAGTACGAGCGCCTCACCGGCGCCGCCGTCGCCCGGATCGCCGACCGCTTCCGCACGACGCGCCAACCCTTCTCGGGCGAGAGCCGTGCGCACCTGCAACACCTCGTCGACGCCGTCGACCTGGACGCCCCGGGCACCGGCCTCGACGACGCCCTGCGCGAGGTCGACGAACTCTTCACGGCGAACGCCGTCTGGTTCCACGACCCCGCCTACCAGTCGCACCTCAACTGCCCGGTCGCCCTCCCGGCGGTCGCCGCCGAGGCCGTGCTCGCCGCCGTCAACCCCTCGGTGGACACCTACGACCAGTCGGCCGTCGGCACCCTGATCGAGCGTCGCCTCGTCGACTGGACCGCCGAGCGCATCGGCTTCGACCCCGCCACCCGCGACGGCGTCTTCACCTCGGGCGGCACGCAGTCGAACCTGCACGCCCTGCTGCTCGCCCGCGAGCACGCCACGGCGCGCGCCCGCGCCGACGCGAGGGACGAGGAGGCGCGGCTGCGGGGCACAGCCGCCCCCGGCCACCGACCCGTGCCGCGCGCCACGGCACTGCACGACCTGCTCGGCCGCATGGTCGTGGTCGCCACCGCCGAGAGCCACTTCAGCGTGCAGAAGTCGGCTCGGCTGCTCGGCCTCGGCGAGGACGCCGTCGTGACCGTCCCCACCGACGACGCCGGTCGGATGCGACCCGAGGCCCTCGCGGTCACCCTGGACGCCCTCGTGCAGGCCGGACACCTGCCGGTCGCCGTCGTCGCGACCGCCGGCACGACCGACCGCGGCTGCCTCGACCCGCTCGCCGCCGTCGCCGAGGTCTGCGACCGCACGGGCGTGTGGCTGCACGTCGACGCGGCGTACGGCGGCGGCCTGCTCGTGTCGCCGACGCGTCGGCACCTGCTCGACGGCATCGAGCACGCCCGGTCGGTCACGGTCGACTTCCACAAGACGTTCTTCCAGCCGGTGTCGTCGAGTGCCCTCATCGTGCGCGACGGGCACGACCTCGACCCGGTCGCCTGGCACGCCGACTACCTCAACCCGCTCACCGACCCCGAACCGAACCAGGTCTCGAAGTCGCTCCAGACCACCCGACGGTTCGACGCGCTCAAGCTCTGGGCGACGCTCCGCGCCCTCGGCGCCGACGGCGTCGGCGAGCTGGTCGACCGGCTGATCGACCTGGCGGCCGGGGCCCACGACCTGCTGCGGGGCGACGACGAGTTCGTGCTGCTCGCCGAGACCCAGCTCAGCACGGCGCTGTTCCGCTGGCAGCCGTCCGGCGTCGACGACGCCACCGCCGACCGGCTCGTCCCCCTCGTCCGACGCGTGCTCTTCGAGTCCGGCAGGGCGATCGTCGCGAAGACCGTGGTCGACGGGCGTCCCTGCCTCAAGCTCACGCTGCTCAACCCGGACGCGGGTCTCGACGACGTGAGGGGCGTGCTCGAGCTGGTCCGCGCCTCCTCGTGGGCCCTGCTCGAGAGCGACGCCCCCGCCCTCGTCGCCGCCGGGACGGAGGTCGCCCGATGA
- a CDS encoding glycoside hydrolase family 13 protein — MAHGAPPVTTPPAWWTTATVYQIYPRSFADSNGDGVGDLGGIRQRLGHLHDLGVDVIWLSPIYRSPQADNGYDISDYDDVDPLFGTLAEFDALMDEVHALGMKLVMDLVVNHTSDEHPWFVEARSSRDSPKRDWYLWRDPLPSGEGTDAAGTPGAGTHPTAWRSAFSGPAWTLDEPTGQYYLHMFASKQPDLNWENPDLRRAVFDMMNRWLDRGVDGFRMDVINHIAKEPSSLAPGASHFVMGGQIHDHLREMHREVFAHRTDRELITVGEMPGVTVDDARLFTAADRHELDMVFQFEHVGLDHGPASKFDNLPFDLVALKRSLSRWQEGLADQGWNSLYLGNHDQPRSVSRFGDDGRHRFESATLLATVLHLHRGTPYVYQGDEIGMTNAGFTAVEQYRDIESINWFDESVAAGADPEGLLEALRFRSRDNARTPVPWSGGAAAGFSTGTPWIEVVANHDTVNVDADRAAGDRSVFEHYRRLIALRHESPVVALGSFELLAPDDERLYAFTRTLGDEQLLVLANWSGEAYELDPALHPALRRRSVPQVVIGNVPGGGGLTLAPWEVRVLRG, encoded by the coding sequence GTGGCGCACGGCGCCCCGCCCGTCACCACCCCGCCCGCCTGGTGGACGACCGCGACGGTCTACCAGATCTACCCGCGCAGCTTCGCCGACTCGAACGGCGACGGGGTCGGCGACCTCGGCGGCATCCGGCAGCGGCTCGGTCACCTGCACGACCTCGGGGTCGACGTGATCTGGCTGTCGCCGATCTACCGCTCGCCCCAGGCCGACAACGGGTACGACATCAGCGACTACGACGACGTCGACCCGCTGTTCGGTACGCTCGCCGAGTTCGACGCCCTGATGGACGAGGTGCACGCGCTCGGCATGAAGCTGGTCATGGACCTCGTCGTCAACCACACGAGCGACGAACACCCGTGGTTCGTCGAGGCCCGGTCGTCGCGCGACTCCCCGAAGCGCGACTGGTACCTCTGGCGCGACCCGCTGCCGTCGGGCGAGGGGACCGACGCCGCGGGCACGCCCGGGGCCGGCACCCACCCGACCGCCTGGCGCAGCGCCTTCAGCGGCCCGGCCTGGACCCTCGACGAGCCCACCGGCCAGTACTACCTCCACATGTTCGCGTCGAAGCAGCCCGACCTCAACTGGGAGAACCCCGACCTGCGCCGGGCCGTCTTCGACATGATGAACCGCTGGCTCGACCGGGGCGTCGACGGGTTCCGCATGGACGTGATCAACCACATCGCGAAGGAGCCCTCGTCGCTCGCGCCCGGAGCCTCGCACTTCGTCATGGGCGGGCAGATCCACGACCACCTGCGCGAGATGCACCGCGAGGTCTTCGCCCACCGCACCGACCGCGAGCTGATCACGGTGGGCGAGATGCCGGGGGTGACGGTCGACGACGCCCGGCTGTTCACGGCCGCCGACCGGCACGAGCTCGACATGGTGTTCCAGTTCGAGCACGTCGGCCTCGACCACGGACCGGCCTCGAAGTTCGACAACCTGCCGTTCGACCTCGTGGCGCTCAAGCGCTCGCTGTCGCGGTGGCAGGAGGGCCTCGCCGACCAGGGCTGGAACAGCCTCTATCTCGGCAACCACGACCAGCCGCGGTCGGTCTCGCGCTTCGGCGACGACGGCCGCCACCGGTTCGAGTCGGCGACGCTGCTCGCCACCGTGCTGCACCTGCACCGGGGCACGCCGTACGTCTACCAGGGCGACGAGATCGGCATGACGAACGCCGGGTTCACCGCGGTAGAGCAGTACCGCGACATCGAGTCGATCAACTGGTTCGACGAGTCGGTCGCGGCGGGGGCCGACCCCGAGGGCCTGCTCGAGGCGTTGCGCTTCCGCAGCCGCGACAACGCGCGCACCCCCGTGCCGTGGTCGGGAGGCGCGGCGGCGGGCTTCAGCACCGGCACCCCGTGGATCGAGGTGGTCGCGAACCACGACACCGTGAACGTCGACGCCGACCGTGCGGCGGGTGACCGCTCGGTGTTCGAGCACTACCGGCGGTTGATCGCACTGCGACACGAGTCGCCCGTGGTGGCGCTCGGGTCGTTCGAGCTGCTCGCTCCGGACGACGAGCGGCTCTACGCGTTCACCCGCACGCTCGGCGACGAGCAGCTGCTCGTGCTGGCGAACTGGTCGGGCGAGGCGTACGAGCTCGACCCGGCGCTCCACCCGGCACTGCGGCGCCGGTCCGTGCCGCAGGTCGTGATCGGCAACGTGCCCGGCGGGGGCGGGCTGACGCTCGCGCCCTGGGAGGTGCGCGTCCTGCGGGGCTGA
- a CDS encoding siderophore-interacting protein, with protein MSTRRPPVKPADPRVHRLEVLRSERVSPSFQRVTVVGDDLHEFGGMGFDQWFRLFLPVPGSDSLRLPRATTSLWYAQYLAIPEAERPHCANYTVREFRPAGSAGTEAGAGVGAGAGAAGAGAGAAGAGGASRAELDIDFVLHRGGSGELEGGAAIWACAARPGDALGLLDQGVLFNAPDDATEIHLVADETGLPGTEGIVRSLHRASVGSVIQEVPTRADVRPLDAPDGVEVTWVVRDELDARALGALGSGSRPLGGDDDVDGRGAGGAEGAGGVAPGEGALAALLARSAADPRAYAYVVGESALATGGRRHLHAAGLPKNRITFSGYWKR; from the coding sequence ATGTCGACCCGCCGTCCGCCCGTCAAGCCCGCCGACCCCCGAGTGCACCGCCTCGAGGTGCTGCGTTCCGAGCGCGTCTCGCCGAGCTTCCAGCGCGTCACCGTCGTCGGCGACGACCTGCACGAGTTCGGCGGCATGGGCTTCGACCAGTGGTTCCGGCTGTTCTTGCCGGTGCCCGGCAGCGACTCGTTGAGGCTGCCGCGGGCGACCACGTCGCTCTGGTACGCGCAGTACCTGGCGATCCCCGAGGCCGAGCGGCCGCACTGCGCGAACTACACGGTGCGCGAGTTCCGGCCGGCGGGTTCGGCCGGGACGGAAGCGGGTGCCGGTGTGGGTGCGGGTGCGGGGGCGGCCGGCGCGGGTGCCGGTGCGGCCGGTGCGGGCGGGGCCTCGCGCGCCGAGCTCGACATCGACTTCGTGCTGCACCGCGGCGGGTCCGGCGAACTCGAAGGAGGCGCGGCGATCTGGGCCTGCGCCGCCCGCCCCGGCGACGCCCTCGGCCTGCTCGACCAGGGCGTGCTCTTCAACGCCCCCGACGACGCGACCGAGATCCACCTGGTCGCCGACGAGACCGGGTTGCCGGGGACGGAGGGCATCGTGCGGTCGCTGCACCGCGCCTCCGTGGGGTCGGTGATCCAGGAGGTGCCGACCCGGGCCGACGTGCGTCCGCTCGACGCGCCCGACGGCGTCGAGGTGACGTGGGTGGTGCGGGACGAGCTCGACGCCCGGGCGCTCGGCGCCCTGGGGTCCGGCAGCCGGCCGCTCGGCGGCGACGACGACGTAGACGGTCGGGGTGCCGGGGGTGCCGAGGGTGCCGGGGGTGTCGCGCCCGGGGAGGGGGCGCTCGCCGCGCTGCTGGCCCGGTCGGCGGCCGACCCGCGGGCCTACGCCTACGTCGTGGGCGAGTCCGCGCTGGCGACCGGCGGACGGCGGCACCTGCACGCGGCAGGGCTGCCGAAGAACCGCATCACGTTCTCGGGGTACTGGAAGCGCTGA
- a CDS encoding lysine N(6)-hydroxylase/L-ornithine N(5)-oxygenase family protein, with protein sequence MTAATTAAAAATPRDAPRLHDLVGIGLGPFNLGLAALTDPLDDVDAVFLDENDGFAWHPGMMIEGATIQVPFLADLVTMADPTSRFGFLNWLKATGRLYPFYIREEFSPLRAEYDAYCRWVADQLDTLRWGRRVTSVDEQPDGTYVVTSRRAADQAVETWHARHVVLGVGTEPRLPEPLQRLADRGDAHGRGDTHGRVVHSADYLTARDRLRAADSVTIVGSGQSAAEIYRDLLDTTRVGDRPGHRLDWVTRSPRFFPMEYTKLTLELTSPEYTDHFHSLPRETRDRLGREQRSLYKGISGDLVDDVYDTLYRLSVDGPVDSTLLTETELVDARWVDADEQLEITVRHAQLGTTTTRRTDALVVATGYAARLPSFLDALGDRVDRDDLGRLAVARDYSIDGGRGRLFVQNAEEHTHGLTAPDLGFGAWRNSSIIASITGREIYPIERRIAFQTFGRPDGPTSTATPTATPTPTEEARVTR encoded by the coding sequence ATGACCGCCGCCACCACGGCAGCCGCAGCCGCCACCCCGCGCGACGCCCCGCGCCTCCACGACCTGGTCGGCATCGGCCTCGGCCCGTTCAACCTCGGACTGGCCGCCCTGACCGACCCGCTCGACGACGTCGACGCGGTGTTCCTCGACGAGAACGACGGCTTCGCCTGGCACCCCGGCATGATGATCGAGGGCGCCACGATCCAGGTGCCGTTCCTGGCCGACCTCGTGACGATGGCCGACCCGACCTCGCGCTTCGGGTTCCTGAACTGGCTGAAGGCGACCGGGCGGCTCTACCCGTTCTACATCCGCGAGGAGTTCTCCCCGCTCCGCGCGGAGTACGACGCCTACTGCCGCTGGGTCGCCGACCAGCTCGACACCCTGCGGTGGGGTCGACGCGTCACGAGCGTCGACGAGCAGCCCGACGGGACGTACGTCGTGACCTCGCGACGTGCTGCCGACCAGGCCGTCGAGACCTGGCACGCCCGACACGTCGTGCTGGGGGTGGGCACCGAGCCGCGCCTCCCCGAGCCGCTGCAGCGCCTCGCCGACCGGGGCGACGCCCACGGCCGGGGCGACACCCACGGCCGGGTCGTGCACAGCGCCGACTACCTGACGGCCCGCGACCGCCTGCGCGCCGCCGACTCGGTGACGATCGTCGGCAGCGGGCAGTCGGCCGCCGAGATCTACCGCGACCTGCTCGACACGACCCGCGTCGGCGACCGACCGGGGCACCGGCTCGACTGGGTCACCCGTTCGCCGCGGTTCTTCCCGATGGAGTACACGAAGCTCACGCTCGAGCTCACGAGCCCCGAGTACACCGACCACTTCCACTCGCTGCCGCGCGAGACCCGCGACCGCCTCGGCCGCGAACAGCGCAGCCTCTACAAGGGCATCAGCGGCGACCTCGTCGACGACGTGTACGACACGCTCTACCGGCTGAGCGTCGACGGGCCGGTCGACTCGACCCTGCTGACCGAGACCGAGCTGGTCGACGCCCGGTGGGTCGACGCCGACGAGCAGCTCGAGATCACGGTCCGGCACGCGCAGCTCGGCACGACGACCACCCGCCGCACGGACGCGCTCGTCGTCGCGACGGGCTACGCCGCACGACTGCCGTCGTTCCTCGACGCCCTCGGCGATCGCGTCGACCGGGACGACCTCGGCCGCCTCGCCGTGGCCCGGGACTACTCGATCGACGGGGGCCGGGGACGGCTGTTCGTCCAGAACGCCGAGGAGCACACCCACGGCCTCACCGCCCCCGACCTCGGCTTCGGCGCCTGGCGCAACTCGAGCATCATCGCCTCGATCACCGGCCGCGAGATCTACCCGATCGAGCGCCGCATCGCCTTCCAGACCTTCGGCCGGCCCGACGGGCCGACATCGACCGCGACACCGACAGCGACACCGACACCGACCGAGGAGGCGCGGGTCACCCGATGA